From one Humulus lupulus chromosome 8, drHumLupu1.1, whole genome shotgun sequence genomic stretch:
- the LOC133797208 gene encoding protein HEAT STRESS TOLERANT DWD 1 codes for MVRSIKNPKKAKRKNKGKENGSSSAAVPSMPVKVWQPGVDKLEEGEELQCDPSAYNSLHAFHIGWPCLSFDIVRDTLGMVRTEFPHTAYFVAGTQAEKATSNSIGIFKITNISGKRRELVPPTKSTTDGTDMGSDDDSDSESESEDEGPDGSGSQVLQLRSVAHQGCVNRIRAMTQSPHICASWADTGHVQIWDFSSHLNALAASESNLEGASLVHTQAPLFKFGHKDEGFAIDWSPLVPGRLLSGDCKNYIHFWEPTSDASWKVDNTPFIGHTASVEDLQWSPTEQDIFASCSVDGTIAIWDVRIGKKPVDSFKAHDADVNVISWNRLASCMLASGSDDGTFSIHDLRSLKNKERDTVVAHFAYHKHPITSIEWSPHEASTLAVSSADNQLTIWDLSLERDEEEEAEFRAKTKEEVNAPQDLPPQLLFVHQGQKDIKELHWNSQIPGMIISTAGDGFNILMPSNIQNTLPSDGA; via the exons ATGGTTCGGAGCATCAAAAACCCTAAGAAAGCGAAACGAAAGAACAAG ggTAAAGAAAATGGGTCGTCTTCTGCTGCAGTACCGTCTATGCCAGTAAAAGTGTGGCAACCAGGTGTGGACAAGCTGGAGGAAGGCGAAGAGCTCCAGTGTGATCCTTCTGCCTATAATTCTCTTCACGCCTTCCATATCGGATGGCCATGTTTGAG CTTTGATATTGTTCGTGATACATTGGGGATGGTACGAACAGAGTTTCCACATACAGCGTATTTTGTTGCAGGAACTCAG GCAGAGAAAGCTACTTCGAACTCCATAGGAATAtttaagataaccaatatttCTGGGAAAAGACGGGAACTAGTTCCTCCTACAAAATCCACCACTGATGGTACTGATATGGGAAGTGATGATGATAGTGATAGTGAATCAGAAAGTGAAGATGAAGGCCCTGATGGATCTGGGTCACAAGTTCTGCAG TTGCGTAGTGTGGCTCATCAAGGTTGTGTTAATCGCATACGTGCCATGACACAGAGCCCTCATATATGTGCATCATGGGCAGATACAGGTCATGTCCAG ATCTGGGACTTCAGCTCTCATCTCAATGCTTTGGCAGCATCAGAATCAAATCTTGAGGGCGCTTCTTTAGTTCATACTCAGGCTCCCTTGTTTAAATTTGGGCACAAGGATGAAGGCTTTGCTATAGACTGGAGTCCACTTGTGCCTGGAAGGCTTTTATCTG ggGACTGCAAGAACTACATTCATTTTTGGGAGCCTACATCTGATGCATCATGGAAAGTTGATAATACTCCTTTTATTGGTCACACTGCCAGTGTAGAAGATCTTCAA TGGAGCCCTACAGAACAAGACATATTTGCCTCTTGTTCTGTGGATGGAACTATAGCAATATGGGACGTCCGTATAGGGAAGAAACCTGTAGATTCTTTTAAGGCACATGATGCGGATGTTAATGTTATTTCATGGAACAG GCTTGCTAGTTGTATGTTGGCATCTGGAAGCGATGATGGGACATTTTCCATTCATGATCTCAGATCACTTAAGAACAAG GAACGGGATACAGTGGTGGCGCATTTTGCATACCATAAACATCCGATCACATCTATTGAATGGAGTCCGCATGAAGCTTCCACTTTGGCAGTGTCTTCAGCTGATAATCAGCTCAC AATATGGGACCTTTCTTTGGAGAGAGACGAAGAAGAGGAGGCGGAGTTCAGAGCTAAGACTAAAGAAGAAGTAAATGCCCCACAAGATTTACCTCCTCAACTTCTTTTCGTTCATCAG GGACAGAAGGACATAAAAGAGCTCCATTGGAATTCTCAGATTCCAGGCATGATCATATCTACCGCAGGAGATGGTTTTAACATTCTCATGCCATCGAACATACAAAATACACTTCCCTCTGATGGTGCCTGA
- the LOC133797205 gene encoding uncharacterized protein LOC133797205 isoform X2, whose translation MKLQFVLNEAERNRIRIVRESAVKKKRGEPLDCRTSSVAVPTDDSSQVASPVWHMISSDKNKETSLAIPSTQRVDVHLSKLDQRESNEKVEAQSLSSKAPTRAVSSNEPSSMKSSEPNSSRGRRGSLERIPSVKKIISAFETNVDQDMRPQIKSPPEKLLENKIGLDLKESKTVMNMKTVQGTEKLEELSTMKGTNTSQNGLLKLVHKEVALKEEVSHEDLIRTSNFATPSAAERMPYQHGPKSQHDGDKQNSGGSSVVEDSEAELSLEHSQSSTHDMTSVAGYENMGDSFKGSDVWIFPDQVRRFCVTTGGKKLMDFRGGYSIRPEDHKEKMNFSTPEKPKEDGGIGSEVDRSKKTHKGRELKANSEEVKSTTGPVGQVMKVAIMVGFGVLVLFARQK comes from the exons ATGAAGCTGCAGTTTGTACTCAACGAAGCCGAGCGAAACAGAATCCGCATAGTG AGAGAATCTGCAGTGAAAAAGAAACGTGGAGAACCTCTCGATTGCAGAACTAGTAGTGTTGCAGTTCCTACTGATGACAGTAGTCAAGTTGCTTCACCTGTTTGGCATATGATCTCATCAG ATAAAAATAAAGAGACGTCATTAGCCATTCCTTCAACTCAGAGAGTTGATGTGCATCTAAGTAAATTGGATCAGAGGGAATCAAATGAGAAAGTTGAGGCTCAATCACTTTCTTCTAAGGCTCCTACAAGAGCTGTTTCTTCAAACGAACCATCTTCAATGAAGAGTTCAGAACCAAACTCTTCTCGTGGGAGACGAGGATCTTTGGAGAGGATTCCAAGTGTCAAGAAAATAATAAGTGCCTTCGAAACTAATGTAGATCAG GATATGAGGCCTCAAATCAAATCACCACCAGAAAAACTACTAGAGAATAAGATTGGATTGGACCTCAAGGAAAGCAAGACAGTGATGAACATGAAAACTGTTCAGGGTACTGAGAAGTTGGAGGAGTTGAGTACAATGAAAGGAACGAACACCAGTCAGAATGGTCTGCTAAAACTAGTACATAAAGAAGtagccttaaaggaagaggtaTCTCATGAAGACTTGATAAGAACATCAAATTTTGCAACACCTTCAGCTGCTGAAAGGATGCCTTATCAGCATGGGCCAAAAAGTCAACATGATGGTGACAAGCAAAATTCTGGTGGTAGTTCAGTTGTTGAAGACAGTGAAGCTGAACTTTCTTTGGAACATTCACAAAGTTCTACTCATGATATGACATCAGTAGCTGGCTATGAAAATATGGGtgattcctttaagggctctgaTGTATGGATATTCCCAGATCAAGTAAGACGATTCTGTGTAACAACTGGTGGTAAGAAGTTGATGGATTTCAGGGGAGGTTATAGTATTAGGCCAGAAGATCACAAGGAGAAGATGAACTTTTCCACACCAGAAAAG CCCAAAGAAGATGGTGGCATTGGAAGTGAGGTGGACagaagcaagaaaactcacaaaggGAGAGAATTAAAGGCTAATAGTGAGGAGGTTAAATCTACTACTGGACCAGTTGGGCAG GTCATGAAAGTTGCAATTATGGTCGGATTTGGGGTACTTGTTCTCTTTGCAAGACAGAAATAA
- the LOC133797205 gene encoding uncharacterized protein LOC133797205 isoform X1 produces the protein MPGIILVSVLEFVDLPVSSPSSSISIKVSMGKREYQTWDKGDFSFPLTTLRDNLTVVLQDTEGNEISQAGVETKSIVGKGVWDDFFPLEGGGHVHMKLQFVLNEAERNRIRIVRESAVKKKRGEPLDCRTSSVAVPTDDSSQVASPVWHMISSDKNKETSLAIPSTQRVDVHLSKLDQRESNEKVEAQSLSSKAPTRAVSSNEPSSMKSSEPNSSRGRRGSLERIPSVKKIISAFETNVDQDMRPQIKSPPEKLLENKIGLDLKESKTVMNMKTVQGTEKLEELSTMKGTNTSQNGLLKLVHKEVALKEEVSHEDLIRTSNFATPSAAERMPYQHGPKSQHDGDKQNSGGSSVVEDSEAELSLEHSQSSTHDMTSVAGYENMGDSFKGSDVWIFPDQVRRFCVTTGGKKLMDFRGGYSIRPEDHKEKMNFSTPEKPKEDGGIGSEVDRSKKTHKGRELKANSEEVKSTTGPVGQVMKVAIMVGFGVLVLFARQK, from the exons ATGCCAGGAATTATCTTAGTTTCAG TATTGGAATTTGTGGACCTTCCAGTTTCATCACCTTCTTCATCAATATCAATAAAGG TTTCAATGGGGAAAAGAGAATACCAAACTTGGGACAAAGGAGACTTTTCCTT CCCATTGACAACTCTCCGTGACAATTTGACTGTTGTTCTTCAGGATACTGAGGGCAATGAGATATCACAAGCAG GTGTTGAAACCAAGTCAATAGTTGGAAAAggtgtttgggatgattttttccCTCTTGAAGGAGGTGGGCATGTTCACATGAAGCTGCAGTTTGTACTCAACGAAGCCGAGCGAAACAGAATCCGCATAGTG AGAGAATCTGCAGTGAAAAAGAAACGTGGAGAACCTCTCGATTGCAGAACTAGTAGTGTTGCAGTTCCTACTGATGACAGTAGTCAAGTTGCTTCACCTGTTTGGCATATGATCTCATCAG ATAAAAATAAAGAGACGTCATTAGCCATTCCTTCAACTCAGAGAGTTGATGTGCATCTAAGTAAATTGGATCAGAGGGAATCAAATGAGAAAGTTGAGGCTCAATCACTTTCTTCTAAGGCTCCTACAAGAGCTGTTTCTTCAAACGAACCATCTTCAATGAAGAGTTCAGAACCAAACTCTTCTCGTGGGAGACGAGGATCTTTGGAGAGGATTCCAAGTGTCAAGAAAATAATAAGTGCCTTCGAAACTAATGTAGATCAG GATATGAGGCCTCAAATCAAATCACCACCAGAAAAACTACTAGAGAATAAGATTGGATTGGACCTCAAGGAAAGCAAGACAGTGATGAACATGAAAACTGTTCAGGGTACTGAGAAGTTGGAGGAGTTGAGTACAATGAAAGGAACGAACACCAGTCAGAATGGTCTGCTAAAACTAGTACATAAAGAAGtagccttaaaggaagaggtaTCTCATGAAGACTTGATAAGAACATCAAATTTTGCAACACCTTCAGCTGCTGAAAGGATGCCTTATCAGCATGGGCCAAAAAGTCAACATGATGGTGACAAGCAAAATTCTGGTGGTAGTTCAGTTGTTGAAGACAGTGAAGCTGAACTTTCTTTGGAACATTCACAAAGTTCTACTCATGATATGACATCAGTAGCTGGCTATGAAAATATGGGtgattcctttaagggctctgaTGTATGGATATTCCCAGATCAAGTAAGACGATTCTGTGTAACAACTGGTGGTAAGAAGTTGATGGATTTCAGGGGAGGTTATAGTATTAGGCCAGAAGATCACAAGGAGAAGATGAACTTTTCCACACCAGAAAAG CCCAAAGAAGATGGTGGCATTGGAAGTGAGGTGGACagaagcaagaaaactcacaaaggGAGAGAATTAAAGGCTAATAGTGAGGAGGTTAAATCTACTACTGGACCAGTTGGGCAG GTCATGAAAGTTGCAATTATGGTCGGATTTGGGGTACTTGTTCTCTTTGCAAGACAGAAATAA
- the LOC133797206 gene encoding uncharacterized protein LOC133797206: MAEPSSSTPLPPKESLIRRYKLVWRVLLISNLALGAYIFASPKKRDASVVNKHKASEKGATKRRAEEEVTTEEEVKAEEEDPNSIYFPTYETATFPPPAIKPVKVREPIPEDQQRELFKWMLEEKRKLKPKDPDEKKRIDEDKAILKQFIRAKTIPKF, translated from the exons ATGGCGGAGCCCTCATCATCAACACCTTTACCTCCAAAGGAATCGCTTATCAGGCGCTACAAGCTCGTTTGGCGTGTTCTTTTGATCTCTAATCTAGCTCTCGGAG CTTACATatttgcaagtcctaaaaagagAGATGCCAGTGTAGTGAACAAGCACAAAGCTTCAGAAAAAGGTGCTACAAAACGCAGAGCAGAAGAGGAGGTTACAACTGAGGAGGAAGTTAAAGCTGAAGAGGAAGATCCCAATTCTATCTATTTTCCAACTTATGAGACAGCAACATTCCCTCCACCAGCCATAAAACCTGTGAAGGTTCGGGAACCAATCCCCGAAGATCAGCAACGTGAGCTTTTCAAGTGGATGTTGGAAGAGAAAAGGAAACTTAAACCAAAAGATCCTGACGAAAAGAAACGAATTGATGAAGACAAGGCTATACTTAAACAGTTTATTCGTGCCAAAACTATACCGAAATTCTAG
- the LOC133797204 gene encoding enhanced ethylene response protein 5, with product MAYVSMGEAHRRITDYLNRFYDAVSYQDGASLKFLLSLSSNSPSLMSLADALNVYQDANRLIKQSDKYSQLGEILVPLFRALQNYRLANLIDAYQSFEKASNAFIQEFRNWDSAWALEALYVVAYEIRILAEKADRELGSSGKPPEKLKAAGSFLMKVFGVLAGKGTKRVGALYVTCQLFKVYFKLGTVHLCRSVIRSIETARIFDFEEFPKRDKVTYMYYTGRLEVFNENFPAADHKLSYALKNCNPYSEANIRMILKYLIPVKLSIGILPKDWLLEKYNLVEYRNVVQALKRGDLRLLRQALQEHEDRFLRSGVYLVLEKLELQVYQRLIKKIYILQRQKDPIKAHQLKLEIIVKALKWFEIDMDLDEVECIVAILIYKNLVKGYFAHKSKVVVLSKQDPFPKLNGKPVNS from the exons ATGGCGTACGTTAGCATGGGGGAAGCGCACAGAAGAATCACCGACTACCTGAATCGCTTCTACGACGCCGTTTCGTACCAGGACGGAGCTTCCCTGAAATTTCTCCTCTCTCTCTCATCAAACTCCCCCTCTCTCATGTCCCTCGCCGATGCCCTAAACGTGTACCAGGACGCCAATAGATTGATCAAGCAATCCGACAAGTACTCTCAGCTCGGAGAAATCCTGGTCCCTCTCTTTCGAGCTCTCCAGAACTACAGGCTCGCCAATTTGATCGACGCCTACCAATCATTTGAAAAAGCCTCCAA TGCTTTCATTCAGGAGTTTCGTAATTGGGATTCGGCTTGGGCTTTGGAGGCGTTGTATGTTGTTGCTTATGAAATTAGGATTCTTGCCGAGAAG gctGATAGGGAATTGGGCTCAAGTGGAAAACCTCCAGAGAAATTGAAGGCAGCTGGttctttccttatgaaagtctttGGCGTCCTTGCT GGAAAAGGCACAAAACGTGTTGGAGCATTATACGTGACTTGCCAGCTCTTTAAAGTTTACTTCAAG CTTGGTACAGTTCACCTTTGCCGCAGTGTGATAAGAAGTATTGAAACTGCTCGTATCTTTGATTTTGAGGAATTTCCTAAAAGAGATAAG GTCACCTACATGTACTATACAGGTCGTCTGGAGGTTTTCAATGAAAATTTTCCTGCT GCTGATCACAAATTATCATATGCCTTAAAGAATTGCAACCCTTACAGTGAAGCAAATATAAG GATGATATTGAAGTATCTCATACCAGTAAAGCTTTCAATAGGCATCTTACCGAAGGATTGGCTTTTAGAGAAGTACAACTTGGTTGAG TATAGGAATGTAGTGCAAGCTCTAAAAAGGGGTGATCTCCGACTTCTCCGACAAGCCCTTCAAGAGCATGAAGATCG GTTCTTGAGATCAGGTGTATATCTCGTTCTTGAGAAGCTAGAACTCCAAGTTTACCAAAGACTGATAAAGAAAAT TTACATACTCCAAAGGCAAAAGGACCCAATTAAAGCACACCAACTAAAGTTGGAAATAATTGTAAAAGCATTGAAATGGTTTGAGATAGACATGGACCTGGATGAG GTGGAGTGCATTGTGGCTATACTGATATACAAGAATCTTGTAAAAGGGTACTTCGCTCACAAGAGCAAAGTTGTGGTTTTAAGCAAGCAAGATCCTTTCCCAAAACTAAATGGAAAGCCTGTTAACTCATAG